The following are encoded in a window of Mycobacterium vicinigordonae genomic DNA:
- a CDS encoding type II toxin-antitoxin system RelE family toxin, with protein MVSEYQVEIETSAAKQIQKMQRYDQRRIMDAIDALAVDPRPHGYTKLSGTTDAYRIRVGVFRIVYVINDGLLIVTVTRVAHRKEVYRK; from the coding sequence ATGGTGAGCGAATACCAGGTCGAAATCGAGACCAGCGCAGCGAAGCAAATCCAGAAGATGCAGCGCTACGACCAACGCCGCATCATGGACGCGATAGACGCCCTGGCTGTTGACCCCCGCCCCCACGGCTACACCAAGCTCAGCGGCACCACCGACGCCTACCGCATCCGCGTCGGCGTGTTCCGCATCGTGTACGTCATCAACGACGGCCTGCTCATCGTCACCGTCACCCGCGTCGCACACCGCAAGGAGGTCTACCGGAAATGA
- a CDS encoding type II toxin-antitoxin system prevent-host-death family antitoxin, whose translation MMIPISKAKAKLSELVRHSQDEDVLLMNHSEPAAIIIGAARYDSMRDEIEDLRDRLSVHERTGVTISASKLRAELGLAGDS comes from the coding sequence ATGATGATTCCGATAAGCAAGGCAAAGGCCAAACTGTCCGAACTCGTACGCCACAGCCAAGACGAGGACGTACTGCTGATGAACCACTCCGAACCGGCAGCCATCATCATCGGCGCCGCCCGCTACGACAGCATGCGCGACGAAATCGAGGACCTGCGCGACCGGCTCAGCGTCCACGAACGTACCGGCGTCACCATCTCGGCAAGCAAGCTGCGCGCCGAACTCGGGCTGGCCGGCGACTCATGA
- a CDS encoding DNA polymerase III subunit delta', translated as MTGVFTRLVGQQLVEAELRAAARAARGDSAHSPLEAGNMTHAWLITGPPGSGRSVAALCFAAALQCTSDDEPGCGTCRACTTTMAGTHADVRRVIPEGLSIGVDEMRGIVQIASRRPTTGHHQIVVVEDADRLTEGAANALLKVVEEPPPSTVFLLCAPSVDPEDIAITLRSRCRHVALVTPSTDAIAQVLIEGDGLDAETAHWAASVSGGHVGRARRLATDPEARQRRQRALELVRDAARPSRAFLAAEELVAAAEAEAVALTAGRAEAETEELRTALGAGGTGKGAAGAVRGSAGALKDLERRQKSRQTRASRDALDRALIDLASYFRDAVLVSSGAGQVRPNHPDMAGQVGSLAAHASPERLLRCVEAVLECREALAINVKPKFAVDAMVATIGQELR; from the coding sequence ATGACAGGGGTGTTTACTCGGCTGGTAGGCCAGCAGCTGGTGGAGGCCGAGCTGCGCGCCGCCGCCCGCGCAGCTCGCGGTGATTCGGCTCACAGCCCGCTCGAGGCCGGGAATATGACACATGCCTGGCTGATTACCGGGCCGCCGGGGTCGGGGCGGTCGGTGGCGGCGTTGTGCTTCGCCGCGGCGCTGCAGTGCACCTCCGACGACGAACCCGGCTGCGGGACCTGCCGGGCCTGTACGACGACCATGGCGGGCACTCACGCCGATGTGCGCCGGGTGATTCCCGAAGGTCTGTCCATCGGCGTGGACGAGATGCGCGGCATCGTGCAGATCGCGTCGCGGCGGCCGACCACCGGCCACCATCAGATCGTGGTCGTCGAGGACGCCGACCGGTTGACCGAAGGCGCGGCGAACGCGTTGTTGAAGGTCGTCGAGGAGCCGCCACCGTCGACGGTCTTCCTGCTGTGTGCGCCCTCGGTGGACCCCGAGGACATCGCGATCACACTGCGCTCCCGGTGCCGGCACGTCGCGCTGGTGACACCGTCCACCGACGCAATCGCGCAGGTGCTGATCGAGGGCGATGGGCTGGATGCCGAAACGGCGCACTGGGCGGCCTCGGTCAGCGGTGGCCACGTCGGGCGGGCGCGTCGGTTGGCTACCGACCCAGAAGCCCGGCAGCGGCGGCAGCGGGCGCTGGAGCTGGTCCGCGACGCGGCGCGACCGTCGCGGGCGTTTCTTGCGGCCGAGGAGCTGGTCGCCGCCGCCGAGGCCGAAGCGGTGGCGCTGACCGCCGGGCGTGCCGAGGCTGAGACCGAGGAGCTGCGCACGGCGTTGGGAGCAGGCGGTACGGGTAAGGGCGCCGCGGGGGCGGTGCGCGGCTCCGCCGGCGCGCTCAAGGATCTGGAGCGCCGGCAGAAGTCCCGGCAGACCCGCGCTTCGCGCGATGCCTTGGACCGTGCGTTGATCGACCTGGCCTCGTACTTCCGCGACGCGGTGTTGGTCTCCTCCGGTGCCGGACAGGTGCGGCCCAACCACCCGGACATGGCCGGGCAGGTGGGATCGCTGGCCGCGCACGCCAGCCCGGAGCGGTTGCTGCGCTGCGTTGAGGCCGTTCTGGAATGCCGCGAGGCGCTGGCCATCAACGTTAAGCCGAAGTTCGCGGTGGACGCCATGGTCGCCACCATCGGGCAGGAGCTGCGGTAG
- the topA gene encoding type I DNA topoisomerase, translated as MADGGPERASSGRNGSTRRLVIVESPTKARKLAGYLGSNYIVESSRGHIRDLPRAAADVPAKYKSEPWARLGVNVDHDFEPLYIISPEKKHTVTELKGLLKDVDELYLATDGDREGEAIAWHLMETLKPRVPVKRMVFHEITEPAILEAAENPRDLDIDLVDAQETRRILDRLYGYEVSPVLWKKVAPKLSAGRVQSVATRIIVQRERDRMAFRSASYWDILAKLDASVSDPKATPPTFAARLTNVDGLRVATGRDFDSLGVLRKADEVTVLDEASATQLANGLQGAQLTVSSVEEKPYTRRPYPPFMTSTLQQEAGRKLRFSSERTMSIAQRLYENGYITYMRTDSTTLSESAISAARNQARQLYGEEFVAPSPRQYTRKVKNAQEAHEAIRPAGETFATPDAVRRELDGDEFRLYELIWQRTVASQMADARGTTLSLRISGTAAGPAGERQVVFSASGRTITFAGFLKAYVETVDELAGGEADDAESRLPQLSEGQRLDAIELNPDGHSTNPPARYTEASLVKALEELGIGRPSTYSSIIKTIQDRGYVYKKGSALVPSWVAFAVIGLLEQHFGRLVDYDFTAAMEDELDAIASGNERRTNWLNNFYFGGDHGVPDSVARSGGLKKLVGVNLEGIDAREVNSIRVFDDAEGRPVYVRVGKNGPYLERTVIGEDGEPAPQRANLNDSLTPDELTLEVAEELFATPQEGRVLGVDPETGHEIVAKDGRYGPYVTEILPKPEDDGPESGSAAKKGKKPTGPKPRTGSLLRSMDLQTVTLEDALKLLSLPRVVGVDPANGEEITAQNGRYGPYLKRGNDSRSLATEDQMFTITLDEALKIYSEPKRSGRQAASAPPLRELGTDPASGKPMVIKDGRFGPYVTDGETNASLRKGDDVLSITDARASELLADRRARGPVKRTAKKTTRKAPAKKAPAKKAAKRS; from the coding sequence GTGGCTGACGGGGGCCCCGAGAGGGCGAGCAGCGGCAGGAACGGGAGCACCCGGCGACTCGTGATCGTGGAGTCGCCCACCAAGGCGCGCAAACTCGCCGGCTACCTGGGTTCCAACTACATCGTCGAGTCGTCTCGCGGCCATATCCGCGACCTGCCCCGAGCCGCGGCCGATGTGCCGGCCAAGTACAAGTCCGAGCCGTGGGCACGCCTGGGCGTCAACGTGGATCACGACTTCGAGCCGCTGTACATCATCAGTCCCGAGAAGAAACACACCGTCACCGAACTCAAAGGTCTACTGAAGGACGTCGACGAGCTCTATCTGGCCACAGATGGTGACCGCGAGGGCGAGGCAATCGCCTGGCACTTGATGGAGACCCTCAAACCACGCGTCCCGGTCAAGCGGATGGTGTTCCACGAGATCACCGAGCCGGCCATCCTGGAGGCCGCCGAGAACCCCCGCGACCTGGACATCGACCTGGTCGACGCGCAGGAGACGCGGCGCATCCTGGACCGGTTATACGGCTACGAGGTCAGCCCCGTGTTGTGGAAGAAGGTCGCGCCGAAGCTGTCGGCCGGCCGGGTGCAGTCGGTCGCGACCCGCATCATCGTGCAGCGCGAACGCGACCGGATGGCGTTCCGCAGCGCGTCGTACTGGGACATTCTGGCCAAGCTGGATGCCAGCGTCTCCGACCCCAAGGCGACCCCACCGACCTTCGCCGCCCGGTTGACCAACGTCGACGGACTGCGGGTGGCCACCGGTCGCGACTTCGACTCGCTCGGCGTGCTCCGCAAGGCCGACGAGGTGACCGTCCTGGATGAGGCCAGCGCCACCCAGCTGGCCAACGGCCTGCAGGGTGCGCAGCTCACCGTGTCGTCGGTGGAGGAGAAGCCCTACACCCGTCGTCCGTACCCCCCGTTCATGACCTCGACCTTGCAGCAGGAGGCGGGCCGCAAGCTGCGGTTCTCCTCGGAGCGCACGATGAGCATCGCCCAGCGGCTCTACGAGAACGGCTACATCACATATATGCGAACCGACTCCACGACGCTGTCGGAGTCGGCGATCAGCGCCGCGCGCAACCAGGCGCGCCAGCTCTACGGCGAGGAATTCGTCGCCCCTTCTCCTCGTCAATACACCCGCAAGGTGAAGAACGCCCAGGAGGCGCACGAAGCCATCCGGCCCGCAGGTGAGACGTTCGCGACCCCGGACGCGGTGCGGCGCGAGCTCGACGGCGACGAATTCCGGCTCTACGAGCTGATCTGGCAGCGCACGGTGGCCTCGCAGATGGCCGACGCGCGCGGCACCACGCTGAGCCTGCGGATCAGCGGAACGGCGGCTGGGCCCGCCGGAGAACGGCAGGTCGTGTTCTCGGCGAGTGGCCGGACCATCACCTTCGCCGGGTTCCTCAAGGCGTATGTGGAAACCGTCGACGAATTAGCGGGCGGCGAGGCCGACGATGCCGAGAGTCGGCTGCCGCAGCTGTCCGAGGGGCAGCGGCTGGATGCAATCGAGCTGAACCCGGATGGTCACTCCACCAACCCGCCCGCCCGCTACACCGAGGCATCGCTGGTAAAGGCGTTGGAGGAGTTGGGTATTGGCCGCCCCTCGACGTATTCGTCGATCATCAAGACGATTCAGGACCGCGGCTACGTGTACAAGAAGGGCAGCGCGCTGGTGCCGTCCTGGGTGGCGTTCGCCGTAATCGGGTTGCTGGAACAGCATTTCGGCCGCTTGGTGGACTACGACTTCACTGCGGCAATGGAGGACGAACTCGATGCCATAGCCTCGGGCAACGAGCGGCGCACCAACTGGCTCAACAACTTCTACTTCGGCGGCGACCACGGGGTACCCGACTCGGTAGCCCGATCCGGCGGCCTGAAGAAGCTGGTCGGTGTCAACCTGGAAGGTATTGACGCTCGAGAAGTCAACTCCATCAGGGTTTTTGATGATGCCGAGGGCCGGCCGGTCTATGTGCGGGTCGGCAAGAACGGGCCGTATCTCGAACGCACCGTCATCGGTGAGGACGGCGAACCCGCCCCGCAGCGGGCCAATCTCAACGACTCGCTCACCCCCGACGAGCTGACTCTCGAAGTGGCAGAAGAGCTTTTCGCCACCCCGCAGGAGGGTCGGGTGTTGGGTGTGGACCCCGAGACTGGCCACGAGATCGTCGCCAAGGATGGTCGGTACGGGCCGTACGTGACCGAGATCCTGCCCAAACCCGAAGACGACGGCCCAGAGTCGGGGTCGGCGGCGAAGAAGGGCAAGAAGCCGACCGGTCCCAAGCCGCGCACCGGCTCGCTGTTGCGCAGCATGGATTTGCAGACGGTCACGCTGGAGGATGCGCTGAAGTTGCTGTCGCTGCCCCGGGTGGTCGGAGTGGATCCCGCTAACGGCGAGGAGATTACCGCGCAGAACGGTCGCTACGGGCCATACCTGAAGCGTGGCAACGACTCTCGGTCGCTGGCAACCGAGGATCAGATGTTCACCATCACCCTCGACGAGGCGCTCAAGATTTATTCCGAGCCGAAGCGCTCGGGGCGGCAAGCCGCTTCGGCGCCGCCGTTGCGCGAGCTGGGCACCGACCCGGCGTCGGGCAAGCCTATGGTGATCAAGGACGGCCGGTTCGGTCCGTACGTCACCGACGGTGAGACCAATGCCAGCCTGCGTAAGGGCGACGACGTGCTGTCGATCACCGATGCGCGTGCGTCTGAGCTGCTGGCCGATCGGCGGGCGCGTGGTCCGGTGAAGCGGACCGCGAAGAAGACCACCCGCAAGGCGCCGGCGAAGAAAGCGCCGGCCAAGAAGGCCGCCAAGCGCAGCTGA
- the cspA gene encoding cold shock protein CspA, with the protein MPQGTVKWFNAEKGFGFIAPEDGSADVFVHYTEIQGTGFRTLEENQKVEFEIGHSPKGPQATGVRSV; encoded by the coding sequence ATGCCACAGGGAACTGTGAAGTGGTTCAACGCGGAGAAGGGGTTTGGCTTCATCGCCCCCGAGGACGGTTCCGCAGATGTGTTTGTCCACTACACGGAGATCCAGGGAACGGGCTTCCGCACCCTCGAAGAGAACCAGAAGGTCGAGTTTGAGATCGGCCATAGCCCCAAGGGCCCCCAGGCCACCGGAGTCCGCTCCGTTTAA